The following coding sequences are from one Eucalyptus grandis isolate ANBG69807.140 chromosome 11, ASM1654582v1, whole genome shotgun sequence window:
- the LOC104425088 gene encoding uncharacterized protein LOC104425088 isoform X3 produces MMVVVMLLHVNCFAQYALCGLNLGYERSERPAIGVGVCLSVAIASPAIAGLYAILSPLGKEYVLEVDEEAQDGDLTSSSAQPGDLRRKSIEKRLSFASKNEHGIIEYTPEWRGGLFDLCDNSAVAYLSLFCSFCIFGWNMERLGFGNMYVHIATFLLFCIAPFWIFGLAAINIDDEIVREALGFTGIVLCVFGLLYGGFWRIQMRKRFNLPADQFCCGKPAIADCVRWLLCCWCSLAQEVRTADFYDIVEDKFCRKQTRDCRQATVSHLPCEDVAAQKESSSCSPNQNSYGGLLGVGNLQSPVRISNDRFNSEMQLAKLVEESKLMKPPSTSLMEREGM; encoded by the coding sequence ATGATGGTGGTGGTTATGTTGCTTCACGTGAACTGTTTTGCTCAGTATGCCCTGTGTGGCCTCAACTTGGGTTACGAAAGATCCGAGCGTCCTGCAATTGGAGTGGGTGTGTGCCTCTCTGTCGCAATTGCTTCTCCTGCAATTGCTGGGTTGTATGCCATCCTTAGCCCTTTAGGAAAAGAGTACGTTTTAGAAGTTGATGAGGAAGCACAAGATGGAGATTTGACTTCCAGTTCTGCTCAGCCGGGCGACCTTAGAAGGAAGtcaatagagaagagattgtcATTTGCTTCCAAGAATGAGCATGGGATCATTGAGTATACGCCTGAATGGAGAGGGGGGTTATTTGATCTGTGTGACAATTCAGCAGTTgcgtatctctctctcttttgtagcTTTTGCATCTTCGGTTGGAATATGGAAAGGCTCGGGTTTGGGAACATGTATGTCCACATTGCCACTTTCCTCCTTTTCTGCATTGCTCCTTTCTGGATCTTTGGCCTTGCTGCCATTAATATTGATGATGAGATAGTGAGGGAGGCCTTGGGATTTACTGGCATTGTCCTCTGTGTTTTTGGTCTGCTCTATGGTGGTTTCTGGAGGATTCAGATGAGGAAGAGGTTTAATTTGCCAGCAGATCAGTTTTGCTGTGGGAAACCGGCAATTGCGGATTGTGTGAGATGGCTTCTCTGTTGCTGGTGCTCTCTTGCTCAGGAAGTGAGGACTGCCGATTTCTACGATATTGTTGAAGACAAGTTTTGCAGGAAACAAACGCGAGATTGTAGACAAGCCACAGTTTCTCATCTACCTTGTGAAGATGTAGCTGCTCAGAAGGAATCCAGCTCATGTTCTCCAAACCAGAACAGCTATGGAGGCTTGCTTGGTGTTGGAAACTTGCAGAGTCCAGTTAGAATTTCAAATGACAGGTTTAATTCGGAAATGCAGCTTGCCAAGCTAGTGGAAGAAAGCAAGCTAATGAAGCCGCCTTCAACTTCATTAATGGAAAGGGAAGGCATGTAG
- the LOC104425087 gene encoding short-chain dehydrogenase reductase 2a — MPGQVMSEKLLQGLPFSERESHSNGANYHQRLEGKVAIVTGGARGIGEAAVRLFARHGAKVVVADVEDVLGEALASSLAPNYCVTYVHCDVSSEPDVENMVSSTVSRYGHLDILFNNAGVLGSQSGKSKSILNFDAEEFDCVMRVNVRGTALGMKHAAGAMIPRGSGCIISTASVAGVLGGLGPHAYTASKHAIVGLTKNAACELGRHGIRVNCISPFGVATSMLVNAWGGGDVGDECMSFGVPCEQEVEKMEEFVSSLANLRGPTLRAKDVAEAALYLASDESKYVSGHNLVVDGGITTSRNCVGL, encoded by the exons ATGCCTGGCCAAGTGATGTCTGAGAAGCTTCTTCAAGGGCTTCCTTTCTCGGAAAGAGAAAGCCACAGTAATGGCGCTAATTACCACCAGAG GTTGGAGGGCAAAGTGGCCATAGTCACGGGCGGTGCCAGAGGAATAGGAGAGGCTGCCGTGCGGCTCTTCGCCAGACATGGCGCCAAGGTCGTTGTGGCGGACGTCGAGGATGTCCTCGGGGAAGCCCTCGCGAGCTCACTGGCCCCGAACTACTGCGTCACCTACGTCCACTGCGACGTGAGCTCGGAACCCGACGTGGAGAACATGGTGAGCTCGACTGTCTCCCGCTACGGCCACCTCGACATCCTCTTCAACAATGCCGGGGTCCTGGGGAGCCAGTCGGGCAAGAGCAAGAGCATCCTGAACTTCGACGCCGAGGAGTTCGACTGTGTGATGCGCGTGAATGTCCGGGGCACGGCCCTGGGGATGAAGCACGCGGCTGGGGCCATGATCCCCCGGGGGAGCGGGTGCATCATCTCGACGGCCAGCGTGGCCGGGGTCCTTGGGGGCCTCGGCCCACACGCCTACACGGCGTCAAAGCACGCCATCGTGGGGCTCACGAAGAACGCGGCGTGCGAGCTGGGCCGGCACGGAATCAGGGTCAACTGCATCTCACCGTTCGGGGTGGCGACATCGATGCTCGTCAATGCGTGGGGCGGCGGCGACGTAGGAGATGAATGCATGAGTTTTGGGGTGCCGTGCGAGCAAGAAgtggagaagatggaggagttCGTGAGCAGCCTTGCCAATCTGAGGGGGCCGACGCTAAGGGCGAAGGACGTTGCCGAGGCCGCTTTGTATCTTGCTAGCGACGAGTCCAAGTACGTCAGTGGCCACAACTTGGTTGTCGATGGGGGTATCACCACTTCCAGAAATTGTGTTGGTttgtag
- the LOC104425088 gene encoding uncharacterized protein LOC104425088 isoform X2: protein MHGLRWRLKDVSALRKVYCKSGTVKPRERIHMMVVVMLLHVNCFAQYALCGLNLGYERSERPAIGVGVCLSVAIASPAIAGLYAILSPLGKEYVLEVDEEAQDGDLTSSSAQPGDLRRKSIEKRLSFASKNEHGIIEYTPEWRGGLFDLCDNSAVAYLSLFCSFCIFGWNMERLGFGNMYVHIATFLLFCIAPFWIFGLAAINIDDEIVREALGFTGIVLCVFGLLYGGFWRIQMRKRFNLPADQFCCGKPAIADCVRWLLCCWCSLAQEVRTADFYDIVEDKFCRKQTRDCRQATVSHLPCEDVAAQKESSSCSPNQNSYGGLLGVGNLQSPVRISNDRFNSEMQLAKLVEESKLMKPPSTSLMEREGM from the exons ATGCATGGTTTGAG GTGGAGACTAAAGGATGTGTCTGCACTTAGGAAAGTCTATTGTAAGAGTGGCACCGTTAAACCCCGAGAGCGGATCCATATGATGGTGGTGGTTATGTTGCTTCACGTGAACTGTTTTGCTCAGTATGCCCTGTGTGGCCTCAACTTGGGTTACGAAAGATCCGAGCGTCCTGCAATTGGAGTGGGTGTGTGCCTCTCTGTCGCAATTGCTTCTCCTGCAATTGCTGGGTTGTATGCCATCCTTAGCCCTTTAGGAAAAGAGTACGTTTTAGAAGTTGATGAGGAAGCACAAGATGGAGATTTGACTTCCAGTTCTGCTCAGCCGGGCGACCTTAGAAGGAAGtcaatagagaagagattgtcATTTGCTTCCAAGAATGAGCATGGGATCATTGAGTATACGCCTGAATGGAGAGGGGGGTTATTTGATCTGTGTGACAATTCAGCAGTTgcgtatctctctctcttttgtagcTTTTGCATCTTCGGTTGGAATATGGAAAGGCTCGGGTTTGGGAACATGTATGTCCACATTGCCACTTTCCTCCTTTTCTGCATTGCTCCTTTCTGGATCTTTGGCCTTGCTGCCATTAATATTGATGATGAGATAGTGAGGGAGGCCTTGGGATTTACTGGCATTGTCCTCTGTGTTTTTGGTCTGCTCTATGGTGGTTTCTGGAGGATTCAGATGAGGAAGAGGTTTAATTTGCCAGCAGATCAGTTTTGCTGTGGGAAACCGGCAATTGCGGATTGTGTGAGATGGCTTCTCTGTTGCTGGTGCTCTCTTGCTCAGGAAGTGAGGACTGCCGATTTCTACGATATTGTTGAAGACAAGTTTTGCAGGAAACAAACGCGAGATTGTAGACAAGCCACAGTTTCTCATCTACCTTGTGAAGATGTAGCTGCTCAGAAGGAATCCAGCTCATGTTCTCCAAACCAGAACAGCTATGGAGGCTTGCTTGGTGTTGGAAACTTGCAGAGTCCAGTTAGAATTTCAAATGACAGGTTTAATTCGGAAATGCAGCTTGCCAAGCTAGTGGAAGAAAGCAAGCTAATGAAGCCGCCTTCAACTTCATTAATGGAAAGGGAAGGCATGTAG
- the LOC104425088 gene encoding uncharacterized protein LOC104425088 isoform X1, whose protein sequence is MASRIEADAARVQEGLHSNVTPKDCQVNGQRALHISISRKGLLSDKIPKRRGFFPFPTPSTFSLLEFGSATNLASPSTKFRKVSDERDEESCSAPSSTSQGLRQRLGLVISNKLDWRSLGKMCIEYANDPFNAVLLLWISCVAISGAILFLVMTGMLNSLLPKKSQRNAWFEVNNQILNALFTLMSLYQHPKRFHHLVLLCRWRLKDVSALRKVYCKSGTVKPRERIHMMVVVMLLHVNCFAQYALCGLNLGYERSERPAIGVGVCLSVAIASPAIAGLYAILSPLGKEYVLEVDEEAQDGDLTSSSAQPGDLRRKSIEKRLSFASKNEHGIIEYTPEWRGGLFDLCDNSAVAYLSLFCSFCIFGWNMERLGFGNMYVHIATFLLFCIAPFWIFGLAAINIDDEIVREALGFTGIVLCVFGLLYGGFWRIQMRKRFNLPADQFCCGKPAIADCVRWLLCCWCSLAQEVRTADFYDIVEDKFCRKQTRDCRQATVSHLPCEDVAAQKESSSCSPNQNSYGGLLGVGNLQSPVRISNDRFNSEMQLAKLVEESKLMKPPSTSLMEREGM, encoded by the coding sequence ATGGCTTCAAGAATTGAAGCTGATGCAGCCAGAGTTCAGGAAGGACTGCATTCGAATGTGACACCGAAAGATTGTCAGGTCAACGGACAAAGGGCCTTGCACATTTCAATTTCCAGAAAGGGACTACTGAGtgataaaattcctaaaagacgaggcttctttccctttcccaCCCCCAGCACATTCAGCCTTCTCGAGTTTGGTTCAGCAACCAATTTAGCGTCCCCATCGACAAAATTCAGGAAAGTATCCgatgaaagagatgaagaatCATGTTCTGCCCCTTCTTCGACCAGCCAAGGTCTCCGGCAGCGTCTCGGTTTGGTCATTTCTAATAAGTTGGATTGGAGATCTCTTGGGAAAATGTGCATAGAATACGCAAATGACCCTTTCAACGCTGTCCTCCTTTTATGGATAAGTTGTGTTGCTATATCGGGAGCCATTCTTTTTCTAGTCATGACAGGGATGTTAAACAGCTTGTTGCCGAAAAAATCACAGAGAAATGCATGGTTTGAGGTTAACAATCAAATCCTCAATGCTTTGTTTACACTCATGAGCCTGTACCAGCATCCTAAACGGTTCCACCACCTTGTTCTCTTGTGTAGGTGGAGACTAAAGGATGTGTCTGCACTTAGGAAAGTCTATTGTAAGAGTGGCACCGTTAAACCCCGAGAGCGGATCCATATGATGGTGGTGGTTATGTTGCTTCACGTGAACTGTTTTGCTCAGTATGCCCTGTGTGGCCTCAACTTGGGTTACGAAAGATCCGAGCGTCCTGCAATTGGAGTGGGTGTGTGCCTCTCTGTCGCAATTGCTTCTCCTGCAATTGCTGGGTTGTATGCCATCCTTAGCCCTTTAGGAAAAGAGTACGTTTTAGAAGTTGATGAGGAAGCACAAGATGGAGATTTGACTTCCAGTTCTGCTCAGCCGGGCGACCTTAGAAGGAAGtcaatagagaagagattgtcATTTGCTTCCAAGAATGAGCATGGGATCATTGAGTATACGCCTGAATGGAGAGGGGGGTTATTTGATCTGTGTGACAATTCAGCAGTTgcgtatctctctctcttttgtagcTTTTGCATCTTCGGTTGGAATATGGAAAGGCTCGGGTTTGGGAACATGTATGTCCACATTGCCACTTTCCTCCTTTTCTGCATTGCTCCTTTCTGGATCTTTGGCCTTGCTGCCATTAATATTGATGATGAGATAGTGAGGGAGGCCTTGGGATTTACTGGCATTGTCCTCTGTGTTTTTGGTCTGCTCTATGGTGGTTTCTGGAGGATTCAGATGAGGAAGAGGTTTAATTTGCCAGCAGATCAGTTTTGCTGTGGGAAACCGGCAATTGCGGATTGTGTGAGATGGCTTCTCTGTTGCTGGTGCTCTCTTGCTCAGGAAGTGAGGACTGCCGATTTCTACGATATTGTTGAAGACAAGTTTTGCAGGAAACAAACGCGAGATTGTAGACAAGCCACAGTTTCTCATCTACCTTGTGAAGATGTAGCTGCTCAGAAGGAATCCAGCTCATGTTCTCCAAACCAGAACAGCTATGGAGGCTTGCTTGGTGTTGGAAACTTGCAGAGTCCAGTTAGAATTTCAAATGACAGGTTTAATTCGGAAATGCAGCTTGCCAAGCTAGTGGAAGAAAGCAAGCTAATGAAGCCGCCTTCAACTTCATTAATGGAAAGGGAAGGCATGTAG